From Perognathus longimembris pacificus isolate PPM17 unplaced genomic scaffold, ASM2315922v1 HiC_scaffold_4570, whole genome shotgun sequence:
aaacgaggcaagcactcttgccactaggccatattcccaggccaatcTATCCATTTTGAATGGAATGTAAGGGGCTAACTCATCTTGATGCTCTCTGTTAAACTATATTTAAGAAAATCCTGCAGGATTCTGTACATCTGACTTGCTAGAACAAATATTATTCAAGCAAGGTATAGATCTGAGTCTCTTGTTACACTCAGATTGAGTTCAGAGAGACCCAGGACAAGAAGAAGCACTTTTGGTATATAAAATGGTTTATCCTCTCTGTTGTTGGTCAGCTTCCAGGTCAGCTTCCAAGTCAGCTGGCATAGTAAAGTCCCTCCAAGCTACCTTGCCTCATCTTCAGGTCCACTTAACACAGCATCTCTACATTCTTGTTCTTCTAACCTGTTTACAAATCTACTGAGCCTTATGCCCATCCTGCTTTTGTTTATTCAATCTCAGTGTTCATAGAGATATTGTTCCATACCAGCACCTGGGGTTGTAGAGTAGATTTGTACCATCCCTGCTGTCAAGGAGATCAGAGTGAGGCTTGCAGATGAGTGCTTAGTTACTATTCAGAATCTGAGTGGCAGACATGTTAGAAAGTTATGTGGTCCTGTGGGAGGGAGATCATATGTTCTTCTGAAGGGTTGTCATTGGGGATGTATTCATGGAGACAGATACCAATTGAGCATTGATGGATCCAAAGAAAGCATTAGATATACTGTCATGGGGAAAATCATTTCTGGCAGAGAGGTGAAGAAGCCAGAGAAAGCTCTGTTGacagaggtttgaattcagggcctcctacttgctaggaaggcactctaccacttgagccacataccagCCCTAGGGAGAGAGTTttagagtagatgaatgaatgtaTGGATGGTAGAAGGCATGTAAGGGGTTAGATTTACTGAATGCTCCTTAATGGTTAGGAGTGTTGGGGccgggattatggcctagtggcaagagtgcttgcctcttatacatgaagccctgggttcgattcctcagcaccacatatatagaaaagagccagaagtggagctgtggatcaagtggaagagtcctagctttgatcaaaaagaagccaggcacagtgctcaggccctgagtccaagcccaggactggaaaaaaaaaaaaaaagcttaggagtgttaggaaaatggaggagaatagaaaaaaaatcggATGGACTGGATCGTCAACAGGCgaggactatttattgaggaacagcgaggacACAGATCATCCCTTAGGTTTGGAGGTTATGCGAGGGGGTGATTTGGGAACAGGTTTATAAGGGGTTTGAGCACGGAGGAAGAGGTGATTGAAAGCACCACTAAGTCtgggaagttggtggctttttcTTGGGCCCTCAATAGagtttacagctgggcttaggtcAATTGCTCTGCCTGCACATCAGAGCAGGTCAGCACATGCCTGGCGTTTTGCCTGATGCCTAtatgggcctgggaaaactgggtggGAGTCAGTCCTTCATGTTTCATCTTtgtatacatagaaagaatgggcctagagtgaagaggcaagtccttcaagaAGGGTAACTAGGATGAGTGCCTGGCAGTCACAAGGAGGCAGGGTAGTTAATAAATTTGACCCAGTGTAATTCATGTTTTGAGTGTTACTGACAAAGGAGGAAGCTCCTTCTCTTGAGGAGCAGGAAAGGTTGGTTCAATCACATGGCAGGGATGTTAGTGAGATTCACTCAAGAATGGGCCTGGGGCAGGCTGAACTGAATCAACAGTTTTGGGGCAGGTTGGACTGAATCATTTTTTAGACTTCTTTGTTTTTCCCCACAGcaaatcttttttcccctttaaacctAAGTccagtatgggctgggaatatggcctagtggcaagagtgcttgcctcatatacatgaagtcctggcttcgattcccagcaccacatatatagaaaatggctagaagtggcgctgtggctcaagtggcagagttctagccttgagctaaaagaatccaggaacagcgctcaggccctgagtccaaggcctgtaCTGTCCAAATTGGCCTCCCCCAAGAAACCTAAGTCCAGTTTGGATTTGAATAGGACTTCAGATTCCCATAAACATGTTGACTCTGATGATTATTCACTTTCATGCTTTGGTCTCTTTCCCTCTCAATAcctcttcctgaaaaaaaaagtacatgagacatgTGGCAAATTTTAGAATATTCATGCAGTCAATATATGTTGAGGGCCTGCATTGTGCCAGTGCTCACTTTAGGTGCTGGGACTAAGGCATCTACAGCAGAGGACAAAGGCATGGAATTTGCCCTGTGGGGCTCGGTCTAGCATGGGAGAcagtcacagacatatttatgGCACATTGGTGAGTAATAGTCGCAGCAGAAATGAGAGAAGCACCCAGCCTACTCTGACTGAAACAGAACAGGGCAAGGTCCTGGCAAGGCTAGCATTAGAACTCAGGTCTCcttcagtaaaggaaatgcaaataaaaaacaaccctgagataccacctcactccagttagaatggcctatagtcTGAAtttaggaaacaacaaatgctggaggggatatggagaaagaggaacccttctccactgttggtgggagtgtaaactagtacaactactctggagaacagtatggaggttcttcaaaaacttagcatagacataccctaatccccagccataccactcctgggtatctatcctgaacaacaataTCAAGGATACCGTAaaaacacctgcacatccatgcttattgctgcacaattcacaatagcatggaaacaacccagatgcccctctacagatgaatgtatccaaaaaatgtggtacatgtacacaatggaatactacatagcgattaaaaatgataaaataatgacattcatggggaaatggtcagatcttgaacaaataacattgagcgagacaagcctagagtaCAGAGAACCgaggcacatggtctccttgatatgtggttgttggagggggtgcagggagaacagtagagatcatgactataaaacaacaaacttcttttcaaatggtatttctacatgttttggtcagtgactttacattatgtatctaaaaccaattaCTGAATAAGCATAAGAAGGTCTAGGATAAACCTATCAGAGGTTCATAAGAgcttaacagctatgtacatataattatagaagatgagactaagcaaaatgaactccaagagatggaaacaggaggattttatcactGTCATTAGGTTTTACAcattaggtgaatttcctgtggcataccccatgtggttactgtatatgattttggtacactggatagtgtatatatgccaatctgaactagggaagggaaagaaaaatgagggagggtgtaacaaatatgacaagaaatgtactcactaccttattatgtaactgtaccctctctgtacatcaccttgccaataaaattaaaaaaaaaaaaccccaaaacctcaggcttccttgctctttctttttttccctgcaCCCATCTATGtgcagaatggaagaaagatggccATGCCCCACTTTCCTAGATGTGCGTGGGGTAGAAAAGTTGTCAGATAAGTAAGTGTTCTCTTTTCCCAGTTCCTCAAGTCAGGCCTTTCATGAAGGGCTGGTGAGGGCTTCTTGACTCTGCTACCCAGGCTCACAGAGCGCAAATACTGCCTGGGTCCTTCCACGTTCTCTCCCATAGTAGAGCCTCAGGGGATGAGGTTGTGGTCGGAACAGGGATGGGTTTAGGAAGGAGACTTTTAAACAGGAGTGTGGTCAGGGAAGGGGTTCCAACCACAGCAACAGTGAGGGGATTGTTGAAATTGACTCTGGAAGCACTCACATTTTATGCTCGGCCCTGGAGAAGGACCCTGAGGGTGCAAGTGATGAAAGAAATGGAATTCCAGTCCCCTGTCTCACTGTACAACTTTAATCAGCTTTACTACAGGGTGATCTTTAGGCTGGTCTCTTTTCTGCTCTGTGCTTCAGTGAACCAATGACTGCTAGTCTTTCTCCAGTGCCCATACATTCACATGTATGAATCTTCTCTCCACTGAAAggattgatgtgtgtgtgcgtgcatgcatgtgtgtacgtgtgtgtgtgtatgttagggGATCTTAATATGAGTGTAGCTTGCACACACATTTTATGGGGAGAGAGCACCGAGATGACAGAGGAGTCACTTGGGTGTCACTCTGAGCTAGGTGCTTTGGTCCAAAGGCTGTAAGAGACAGCACTGGGGAAAATGGAGCCAGATCAGGTCACAGATTTTACAGAGAGAAGCAACTGTCTCCGCTGGCCTGAGCTCTCAGCTGTTGACTAACAACTGGAAGATTTTCTATCACCTCTTGAGGCTTAAAGTAAGAAGCACCAGTTGCTAGAGGCTCACTGGACTCAGAGCAAAAGCTCCTTATGTGACTCATGTGATTTTAATTACAGAGCATGGATTGCCGTTCACTTGTTTTGCTGGGCATGCAGGTGCTCTTTTCACTCTACCATCCTACTGGGGCTAGAGTAGGTAAGGGATTAACTCCTACTTCTACCCATATGATACCTCTATTTCCTGCCAGCATCCAATAAGAGATCCAACTCCCCTCCTGGATCCAGAAGTGAGTTTGCAGGTAAATCACACCTAATTGTTCTTGATCCTACTGCTTGAGTTCCAGTATCACTCCCTAGACATGGCATTGTCTTGGTTCATGTCAAGAAGACCTCCAGATGAAgtgtatattttgtgtgtgtgctggcaccaggacttgaattcagggcctcatgatcgtgctcagcttccttgctcatggctggtcttCAGCCACCACATTTCAGCCCACCATTTTGTCAGCTAATTAGATGTGTCTCACAGAGATTCCCAGCTGAAGCTAGCTTCAGAACCTCTGTCCTCCAGGCCTCAGCTTTCTAAGCAGCTAGGGTAGAATAGAGTTTCGTCAAGAGAAGTTTAGAGTGGAAAGCCATGGGTAAACTGGGCCTAAGGCTGGATAGGAAGGTGGCTGGCAtactgaaagggagagagagcttGTCTTTGCTTTCTGCAACAAGGGCTATGCTAACAGGCTGGACAGGATGACTGGAACCTGAGCAGTGAGACTAACATTAGAGATGAGGAGAGTCAGAGGTACATATAAGGGGGTCAGGGCAGACTTaatcttcttccttctcattgtcttttcttcctctgtgtgtgtgagtgtgtgtatgtgtgtgtgtgcacatgcatgtgtgtgtgctggggctggggcttgaatttagggcctgtgcacttagcttttgtgcttagggttagcactctaccacttcagccatacctccacttctaggattttgttggctaattggagatataagtgtcatggactttcctgcttaggttggctctgaactatgatcctgggctgtctttgaattgctATCAAGTCTCAGTTttttgagtacataggattacagacatgagccacctaccACTGGCCTTGTTCTCATTTTCTGATGATTCAATGGATGCATAGAGCGGCAGACAAGGGCAGGGAGGCCCAATGTTTAGACTTCCAAGGAGGACGAGTTGGGAAGGGAACACAAATATGAAGAGCACTGGTATAGAGAAAGactttatttcctttcatcttcACTCCCCACAGCCAAGGTGGTGTGACATGACATTCCTTATGGCCCTAGTTGGGCAGGTGCAGAGTGGCCAGCCTCATGGATTAGTGGCTGTGGCCGTGGCCATGGCCATGATCATGACCATGGCCATGTCCATGAGCTTGACCACAGCCAGCACCCTGGCAACTGCCGTCCCCAAGGCCTGGTTCATGGCTGTGGCCTTACCCGTGGGCGTTCTTGTGCATCTCCTCATGGAAAGTGTTGGAAACCCTTGCCACTAGGATCACAAACTCATCGAAGTCCAGCGTATCATCCTGGTTTGTATCCAGATCCTCcatgatttcatttatttctttgtcatcCTTATTCTCCTTCTGTAGATGTAGGAAAGGAGACTGATAGGGGTGGGTATGGCCAGGTGTGGAGACTAGGGAGTGCAGAGAATGACCAATGGCAAATACATAAGGAAAACCTTATAATGATAGAGGACTGACACTAAACATTTTCTGATTTATTCCCTAGACAGCCTACAACTTGAGTACTATGgatattttacaaaagaaactcagacaaTCCGTAACTCTAGAAATGTCTTCTCATTTGGTCCTTATAGCAACTTTCTAATAACAAGTAGAAATAGTCTCTtccctggggaaactgagtcttaCAAACTGGATAGGAAATTTTGCAGGTGGAAAAGCCTCAGGAGCAGGAGAGTAGAGGTGCAAATTCAGGTCTGACATAAAGCCTTGGCTGtcccattccctcccccttctcagtcactccctctctttcctctcccctttccctctgtctATTCTGACTCAGTACCTTGCTGGTGAGCTGTCAGTGCTCTAATACCTCCCATGGTGGCATTCCTCTACTCTATCAGGATGAGGAAAGGGTTCCAGGAGAGCTAGGTACTGGCTCCCTGATGACTGGCTTTAGGGCTAGAACTGAGACTGAGACTCCTCTATTCCAGCCTTCTTTGTCCAGGCCTTTGGTGCCCCAAGGTGACAAGAGAACAAAAAGGCTGGTGGAGaaaatttcctttttcccctctagAATTGCTTGAGCATTTTCCAACCCAGGGAACACACTGATATTTGACTTGAGTACCGTGTCAGCATTGTGCTGAGGGCATTCCATGTGCTCTAGATTCCTCTAGTTTCTATCCTGGTCTCTGGGTTCTCAGCTGAGGCTTAGTGGCCCTCATGTTCCTGCCAGAGTTCACCCTCAGGTCCTTGCCTTCCCATCAACCAAGCACTCAAATATCAACTCTTCAAAATGGGCCCCTTGTCTACCCTGTCACCTTTGCCCCACCTAGGGTAGCCTACATATAGGACTCTTATTGTCTAAAGGGACTTACTGAGTGACATCAGATTTACCTATTTTCATTCACTGTTGTCCCCACTGGGAGAATGAGCTCCTGTTTACCACCTTGTCCCTGTGCCCAGAACAAGGTGGCACACACTGCAGATGCTCAAGTGACCAATCTCCTATCTGTTGGTGCCAACTAACCTTTAGCCCCTCTACTGACAGAACTGAGGAAAGAGGCTGGAAAGGACCTGCTGACTGCCAATCGAGCcttcacccccctccctcctgaacCAAAGTAACTCTACCTTGAGGAAGTTTGGCAGCTCTTTTTGCACCAGCTGTTTGACTTCCTTCTTGTTCAGGGTGTCTGGGTGCCCCAGCCGGACAGAGTAGTGATGGAAAACGTTGTTGACAGTGTCTAAGTGTTTTTCCATCTGTGATTTTGTGTTCGCCATCTTCTTGCACGATCTGAATAATGGAGAAGCAAAGATTGGGTAATTAGAGAAACGGGCTGCCCAGCTTCCTTGAGATGGTCTCTGGCAGAAAGGAGAGGCCAAAATAGGAGAGTAAGGgcggtgatggtggctcatgcctgtcattttagctactcagaaggctgagctctgaggattgagtttcaaggcagcctgggaagaaatgtctaGAAGACTCTATCTTTAATTAACTGtaaaaaagtaatacatttagtactaacTATTTGTGGAAAATCTGAGTGAGAGTATAATAttctgacttcaaactccagcaACTGCACAAAAAGCTAacaataaagaatcaatgaaataaataactaaaaatgagaataaagcaCCGGTTGCCACTGAATGGGgagactgtcacacacacatggAAAATGACTGGCAGTGTAGTAGAGAATGCCACCAAGCAAAGCATTTGAGGGCACAAGGCTGTAAGAAGATGTGAAGGAAGTTACAAAGTCAGCAGGGTCAACTAAGAAAGGCTTTAGGCAGAGGGTTTGGAAGAAAGTGGGgtaagatgagaaaagaaagaacttgtaGGCTTCTCCCTGAAGAGCTGGCAGTTCACTTACCAGAGTCAGAGCCCCACAGAGCCTTTGACAGAGAAGGTTGACCCTGGCTTTTATAGGCAGTCCCTGGCTGGGCCTCATGGTCCTCTCTGGGAAAGGTTGCTTCACAGGTGAGCAGTGTGGCAATTCTCACAGCAAGGGGGCTGAGGAGGTGCAGAAAGTATTCACATAGCGctttgtccgtgtgtgtgtgtgtgtgtgtgtgtgtgtgtgtgtgtgtgtgtgtgtgtgcaagtccctGTGCTGGGCCTGGTACTAATTTGGGAGGAAGCTGGTTGGTTAATTtacttcccttttcccccaaCCCATGATCTTTTTGAGCCAGTCAACAATCCTGCCACTCctgagggggtggggatggggagcccTTCACCATGCCTGTGTTCACCTGTGAGAGCTAGAGGCTGGCTGAGCATACCGGGCCCCCACTGAACCCCTCTGCCGCTCACATGTGGACAATCTGTTCCCTCAGTTTGTGGACTCAACTTCCCTAGGGATGTCCTGCCCCTGATTCTTAGGTGTGCTTGACTGAGCCCGGGGTGATCACCTCTGAGGAGCCTTCTAATCCCAAACTCTCCCCTACGGACAGGTGATCAACCCTTTTACTTCGTGGATGAAGAATTCCATGTCCGTTGAAGGACTGGTGGGTGACACGGTGGGTGCTGAAGCTCCCTCTTTGAGTCTGTGTGAGAGAGCCCTAGGGCTCATGAACTTCCAGCACCCCTCAGCATCCTCTCCTAAACACTGCTCCCCATTGGGGTCCATGCTCACCAAGAACTTTGACCTAAGAGACAGCTGTGTTGTGtcaggtccaccctgggagggctccatacaGAGTCCCCTGGCCTGTCTATGGTCTCCGCTCAGTCAGTacttgtgttacctaggtaactggcatatttgcaggcagccacctcccctcacctggccacacctccctgcccctgccctagataagaaaAGTTGATTCCTGAACTGCTGGACTGAGGCCCAGGTGATGTGTGGCCAGCGAGAAGGGCTGACCCACTGACCCAAAGCCTACCTATGCCTCCAACCCTTCCCCAGCCATGCTGATCGCTATGCTTTTCCCTGATGGCCAAGACATTGAACAATGTTTCACATTATTTGTTGTCCTGCTTGGTCACATGGCTCCagtgtgggcctgggcacaggaTTGGAGAGAATGTGGGGCAGAACTGGGTGCACATTTAAAGGGCTTCTTTCTGGGTACATTCAGAATGAAAGTGAGGGAATGACTCTACTAGTTTAAAATTCACCTTTATACATAGCAGGCAATATTATATTCCATTTTCATTTACTATGATCTAATCCTCCAAATGACTCTGTGAAGAACAAATATACAGTCACtatgcaaaggagaaaaagaaactaggCCAATGAACTGGCTTGGCCCAGGGTCAGTGGGAGGAGTGACACAGAACACAGCCGTGTTCCATCCCAGGGGAAAACACTATGAGAGAGGAGGACTGGATTGTGTCATGCTGTTATTTCCTTTAAATCTTACTTGGATGTGTTTTTTTGTCCTGTTCCCCTCTCCTCCATGGTAGTCTATAAATAGGGTACTTTGTTTACCTTTTACTTTATAACCTCCTGTTAAGACCTGGGGATTtaagggcatgggggggggggcggagagggtCTTCTGTATTAAGAGTGAGACTGAAGCTCCTGTTCTAGAAAGGGCAGTCTTTCTGGACCTGGTCCCTGAGGCTATGCTTAATTCCAGGAACAATTGAAGCTGGTGGAATCACCTCACAGATCAAGACACAGGTTTATAGAGGTCAAGGATGCCCAAGCTGGCCCCAGAGCCCTACTGTGGCTCCACACTGGCCTGGCAAGCAGCCCTGGTACCAGCCCAAGGGCTGGGTGGACATGGGCCCTAGCCTCACACGGACAAGCCATCAGCTGGTCATCCTGACTGTCCTTGGCACATCCTCTCTTTCACTGGGTGACTTTTCTGTGTTATAGCTTAGAAAGATGTCTGAACCCATTTGGTTGTAAGTTATGGAAGGACAGCCATCATTTCTTCTTAGTTGTTGttcttctgttcctgagcttagcCTGGTGTTTTTCACACAGTGCTTCTGGGGGAATGAAGAAAAGTCTGAGGACATAAATTATTAAAGAGGTCAATTGGGAATTGACTGTATTAATAAAAGATTGGGGGAAAAAGATCAGAAATAGAGACAAGACATTCTACCTCTACCAAAAATCTTATTGCTAAAACAAGATGGATaaacaggattttaaaaaatgtccatTGACACTTTTGGGGAAAATTGTACTTGAAAAGATTTTAAAGGCAGATAATGTTGGGTTTGATACTTAGTTACATAACTTTTAAATGCGATTTCTCCCTCAGCAAAAATTTGTCCTTGTCAGTGCCAGAATTATGCAAGACACTTcagtgtggggtggtggtggtgtagggTTTTGCTTCAGGCCAACTGAAACCTGAGAGGCTCTTGATACAGTCAAAGCCACAGGTTCAAAGCTGCTCTTGAGCAACCCAGCACTGCCAGGCTACTCTCTCAAGATGAATCACAGAGAGATTTCTCCACCCAAGGTTAAAGATGAAGCCTGCACTGTCTTATAAAAGCCTCCTGGGTCGGTATCCATCATGAGTGCTGATTTCTAGCTAAAGCTCCACACTTGAGCACTGAGTGGTAAGTACCCTTTCCTTGTCTGGGTCCTTCAGTGGTCCATCGGCTTGTGGTTGTTGGTGGCCATGTTGCAATCACAGTGTTGGAAACCACAGATGTGTGCTTACCTGGGCATTTCTGGGCTGACACAGTAGTTTGGGCTGAATTTTAGACCAGACCAGCACTTAGTAGGGGTGGAGGTGCGATGATCGATTATCACCTGGGGAAAGTGAACAGCCAGGCCAACCCAGAACCCTTCCTGGATGAGCTTGAGTGAGCGATAACTTCCAAAGGATCCTGCCTGGTGggtgaggtggtggtggtggtggtggtggcggcaacACGGCCATTTGGaaggtttttttcctccttcttcagtCTTTACACATGGTCACATATCCTTTTCTTCCCTATCCTGTCTACATACAATGTCACCATGGATCAAACGGAGTAGGTATGGAGGACTTCATGCTTTCTCTAAGCCCTAGAGGCAGAAAGAGGGAGCAGTAGATGTTGAACGGGTTGGTGAGGAGTTTCCACTAGATCTCCATTGTCTTTTAAGAGGATAACGTGAAGTTGAGAAGATGCTTACACTGGAAGATCACATGGAAGGCATCGTCAACATCTTCCACCAGTACTCAGTTCTGACAGGGGATCCTGAGACCCTCACTAAGAATGAGATGAGGATGTTGATTACAAGGGAACTTGCAAACACCATCAAGGTAGGTGATGCTCTTTCATCTCCAACTTCCTGGTCTCCCTTGCAGAGGGAATGAACGGCAGATCCTGGAGGGGGGATATTGGGGTGGATATTTGCCCTCTTTTGAACTCTCAAGGATATTGGTGGCACAGGGCCTCAGCTGCCCCCTCTCAGGAACTCTCCATCCCTTTGGTTTTGCTTACTCTTCTCCTGGGATCTGTTTCCCTAGAAGTACTGTGGAGAGATGCAGGGCAAGGGAGAGGTGAGTGAGTGAGCTGTAGAGCATGTTCTAGGTCAAGCCTTGTGTGACTCCAGGATGGCTCATGACACGTAGGCCTTGTTGTTCTTGTCTTGTGCTGTTGAGGGGCTTCATATGTCTGGGCCTGCCTAGCCTGAGCCCTGAGCAATAAGAAGTCAGAGAGCTGTGGGCCAGACTCTCACATGGAGGTTTTGAGCTcaagagtttcttcttttttctttctcttagaacACCAAAGATCAAGAAACAGTTGACAAAATAATCCAGGAGCTGGATGATGATGCAGATCTATTGATCAACTTTGATAAATTCTTAGACTGGGTGGCCTTCGTGTTGGTGTCAAGGAATAGAAAGCTCTAGAGGGCCTTTTCACTAGCAAGGTCTCCAAGAAGATGTTTTCTTCCTCTCACCATAGCCCTgcctgggtgtgggggggtgttgaGTTAATACATTCACCTGGGAAATGTTATTCATGGTGTGTGCACacttttcttccattctctgaCAATAGTCCCCCCTCATGCCTCATCCCTCCTGAAGTCTCACTTAGACCCTCTTAAAGCCCCTGCTCTGTTTCATCACCAAATACTTATGgaaagttcatcattcattccTCCATTTATTCAACCTGTACATGTTCATTGGACACCTATGGTAGCCGGAGACCAGTGACCCTGTGAAAACCCAGCATTCCGTTTCTTGTTGAACCCTATTTCCAGTCCCAGGTCTCTAGTCCCCAGCTTTGTCAGGAGAATGTTTTCTGTCTGGTTctgactatctttttttttttttttggccagtcctgggccttggactcagggcctgagcactgtccctggcctcttcccgctcaaggctagcactctgccacttgagccacagcgccgcttctggccgttttctgtatatgtggtgctggggaatcgaacctagggcctcgtgtatccgaggcaggcactcttgccactaggctatatccccagcccctggttctgACTATCTTTAAGGCTCAGCATCTGAAGAATATCCCTGCCCCTAAGCCTCTGTAAATCAGATTGCTTGCTAAACCACAACCTGTGTGTGGTTCTGGCTTTTATGAATCCTGCCCCATTGGAAGTCAGTGCCGCTCTTAGTCCTTGGAACAAGGCAGTTGCTGGCCAGCTAATAAAGGCTCCATTGTCACCTTTGGCCATGCCTCTGTGAATTTCTCCACTCAGAGGTTATTACATTTGGAGGCCCCAGCGAGATGATGCATCTGAATGGCATCGGGTCTTGGCCCCTGGGAATTTCCCTGGTAGGTGAGTGCCTTGGCCCTCGGGCGACTGCCACTAAGAGATGTTCTCTAGCCCTGATGTTCCCCAAGCCTCTCTCAAGTGTCTGCTTGCAGAGCACCCACATGGATAAGAATCATTTGGGAACCCTCTGGAGGTGAGTTTGAGCAGGCCTTCATCTGCTGAGACTCAGTGGAATGCTGGATGTAGTGTTCCTTCCTGAATCTGAAGCCAGATTCAGGCCT
This genomic window contains:
- the LOC125344876 gene encoding protein S100-A9-like: MTGMSHHHRPYSPILASPFCQRPSQGSWAARFSNYPIFASPLFRSCKKMANTKSQMEKHLDTVNNVFHHYSVRLGHPDTLNKKEVKQLVQKELPNFLKKENKDDKEINEIMEDLDTNQDDTLDFDEFVILVARVSNTFHEEMHKNAHG